In the Hordeum vulgare subsp. vulgare chromosome 7H, MorexV3_pseudomolecules_assembly, whole genome shotgun sequence genome, one interval contains:
- the LOC123413429 gene encoding LOW QUALITY PROTEIN: transcription initiation factor TFIID subunit 1-like (The sequence of the model RefSeq protein was modified relative to this genomic sequence to represent the inferred CDS: deleted 2 bases in 1 codon; substituted 1 base at 1 genomic stop codon) yields the protein MSDGEREDDDDVATTSSADDDDEDDYEEPGGGSRLLGFMFGNVDDAGDLDADYLDEDAKDHLFALADKLGPSLKDIDLTKSSSAPGDPSEQDYDEKAEDAIDYEDIDEQYDGPEVEAATEEDHLLSKKDYLSSNTMFASVCSEVSVFDEEDYDEDEEPSTDVELPGDYVIQAEQLGISPSNDNPANETVSSSLPQPGECMDVEYEVCQEEIDIEEDQLESKSATSLPVLCIEHGSAILKFSEVFGIQEPVRKAKTDHHKRPVSKEVWITNISDIVEDDEEVFLRCAIQDVSSLKHIKMNEDFVESDSDELISSDTFGFKYSCLSEQPMKEAHKDFPTAQQAPVCPDVYPLEHEDWENGIIWGNSPASESRPCIKSCVISEESSDTHSEDEAKDYGYVSRYCDVQSGNNGSPEPFGYTEMPASASYHSPENSYPPSTKETRPEKNDLDHSEPNNINGTVKIVAMKCLSNRSLLNKELLEGSWLDNIIWDHSEDAPKPKLIMDLKDDQMLFEILDEENGDHLRSHAFAMIVSRSVKTSTVEIFGHNNQVVTFNGQFNISNDKFYSNKEISQQAKSHAKKRSSMGIKVAHSVPAQKLQTMKLNLSINEIANFHRPKAKWYPHENKLAVELQGAACSHGSMTVIVMTLGGKGVKLLVNAEETPLSVKSKASKKLEFRPSEKIKLFGSGKELEDDISLAMQNVRPNSILHVVRTEVHLWPKAQRLPGKDKALRPPGAFRKRADLSVKDGHVFLMEYCEERPLLLANAGMGARLCTYYQKTSPDDQTATSLQSNNDGLGTVLAIEPAHKSPFLGDVRSGSYQSCLETNMYRAPAFPHKVASTDYLLVRSPKGMLSLRRIDKLYAVGQQEPHMEVFSPRPKNLQNYLLNRILVYVYREFRVRARPGVLSQIRADEIPIEHPLTEVIVRKGLKHCADLEKGPNGHLFWTQRADFRIPSEDELRRLLSPESVCCHESMQAGQHRLKHLGIHKLIQPVGLASAMNQLPDKAIELAAAAHIERELQITSWNLTSNFVACMNQDKENIERLEISGIGDPSGRGLGFSYVRVNPFSNLSHKKKPAAAKGTTVTGTDADLRRLSMDAARELLLKFGVPDEQLDKLTRWHRIAMVRKLSSEQAASGIMIDEIPVSKFARGQRMSFLQLQHQAKEKCQEIWDRQVQSLSAIDGDDNDSDTEANSDLDSFAGDLENLLDAEEFDNEDVGTGDLRSDKGEIMGGLKMRKCSPQVQFNEENQDDQAEAALVKKLLEESGNDIKWKKQPVEMTNYGTSVXLWFMYNQGANKTKQCKAGQMIKSSGYASALTLEESTPRGVKEEKRQGAKGDSLVCGACGTLGHMRTNKLCAKYRQDPETSGLDVISYRSNPLDEASHVQTMKPPGRRLVAKVSSEVPETEGPDCIEKIKAVKFRCGSPEKFLERNMSVAGSLVSDKLTMDANDLRYTGNVSKIKICSKTKSEDYPPDTPKPSIVVRLSVKAEKDAPRKKVTFKQPKGHVGQLTAIENRSGPEPIKLRKIAELSSFKENSRENDGWYVGERSQMNSSQDRLGLDGNNRQSKEVVGSDESWSAFKEQRARQEQRLIQARMQEASKEEELQKSKRKNKKKRRHEFRDDDVLDHKPYRNDRRVPERDRSAKRRSPADMTEYAPSAKRRRGGEVELSNILEKIVDHLRNQTSISLLFLKPVVKKFAPDYYDVIQRPMDLGTIRDKARKMEYKNREGFRHDVAQIATNAHIYNDTRHPHIPPLADELLKMCDHLLEESTDVLDDAESAIEGLAQ from the exons ATGAGCGACGGCGAgcgcgaagacgacgacgacgtcgcgaCCACAAGCTCAGCAG atgacgacgacgaagacgattacGAGGAGCCTGGCGGAGGGAGTCGCCTCCTGGGGTTTATGTTTGGCAACGTCGACGACGCGGGTGACCTGGACGCTGACTACCTCGACGAG GATGCGAAGGACCATCTTTTTGCGCTGGCAGACAAGCTTGGTCCATCACTGAAAGACATTGAT cTAACTAAGTCTTCTTCAGCTCCAGGTGATCCTTCTGAGCAAG ACTATGATGAGAAAGCAGAAGATGCTATTGActatgaagatattgatgaacaATATGATGGACCTGAAGTTGAAGCAGCTACAGAGGAAGATCATTTGCTATCGAAGAAAGATTACTTATCCTCAAACACAATGTTTGCTTCGGTCTGTAGTGAAGTTTCAGTGTTTGATGAGGAGGACTATGATGAGGATGAAGAACCATCCACTGATGTCGAGTTACCTGGTGATTATGTTATACAAG CTGAGCAGCTGGGTATATCACCCTCTAACGACAATCCTGCCAATGAAACGGTATCTAGCTCGTTACCACAACCAGGGGAATGTATGGATGTTGAATATGAAGTTTGTCAG GAAGAAATTGACATTGAAGAAGATCAACTCGAGTCTAAATCTGCGACTTCCCTCCCTGTTTTATGCATAGAGCATGGGAGTGCGATCTTGAAGTTCTCTGAAGTTTTTGGCATACAGGAACCTGTAAGAAAAGCCAAGACAGATCACCATAAGCGGCCAGTGAGTAAAG AGGTCTGGATCACAAACATCTCTGACATTGTTGAAGATGACGAGGAAGTGTTTCTAAGGTGTGCTATTCAAGATGTCTCATCTTTGAAGCATATCAAGATGAATGAAGATTTTGTTGAGAGTGACAGTGATGAGTTAATTTCTAGTGATACTTTTGGGTTCAAATATTCATGCCTTTCTGAACAACCAATGAAGGAAGCACACAAAGATTTCCCTACTGCTCAACAAGCTCCAGTTTGTCCTGATGTTTATCCACTTGAGCATGAAGACTGGGAAAATGGTATCATTTGGGGCAATTCACCAGCAAGTGAAAGTCGGCCTTGTATAAAAAGCTGCGTAATATCTGAAGAGAGCTCTGATACTCACAGCGAAGACGAGGCCAAGGATTACGGTTATGTGTCCAGGTATtgtgatgtacagagtggaaataATGGTTCTCCAGAGCCTTTTGGATATACAGAAATGCCTGCTTCAGCTAGTTATCATTCCCCTGAGAATAGTTACCCTCCATCGACAAAGGAGACTCGTCCGGAGAAGAATGACCTAGACCATTCAGAACCAAATAACATAAATGGAACAGTTAAAATCGTTGCAATGAAGTGTTTAAGCAACCGCTCTCTACTGAACAAAGAATTGTTGGAAGgatcttggttggacaacataaTTTGGGATCACAGTGAGGATGCTCCTAAGCCTAAGCTAATCATGGACCTGAAAGATGACCAGATGCTTTTTGAGATTTTAGATGAAGAGAATGGGGATCACCTCCGCTCTCATGCTTTTGCAATGATTGTTAGTCGGTCAGTGAAGACTTCAACAGTGGAAATTTTTGGCCATAACAACCAAGTAGTTACATTCAATGGCCAATTCAACATCTCCAATGACAAATTTTATTCCAACAAGGAGATTTCACAGCAAGCTAAATCTCATGCTAAAAAGCGTTCTTCAATGGGCATAAAGGTGGCACACTCTGTTCCTGCTCAGAAGCTGCAGACCATGAAGCTAAACCTGAGCAT TAATGAAATTGCAAATTTCCATAGACCAAAAGCTAAGTGGTACCCCCACGAAAATAAACTTGCTGTTGAGTTGCAAGGAGCTGCTTGTAGTCATGGGTCAATGACTGTTATAGTAATGACTTTGGGAGGAAAAGGAGTGAAACTTCTCGTCAATGCAGAGGAAACTCCGCTATCAGTTAAATCAAAAGCTTCCAAGAAATTAG AATTCAGACCATCTGAAAAAATCAAATTGTTTGGTTCTGGAAAAGAACTTGAGGATGACATTTCCTTGGCCATGCAAAACGTGCGGCCAAACTCTATTCTGCATGTTGTTCGCACTGAAGTACATCTATGGCCGAAAGCACAGAGGTTACCTGGCAAGGACAAGGCTCTACGTCCTCCAGGGGCATTCAGGAAAAGAGCTGACTTGTCTGTTAAGGATGGACATGTATTTTTGATGGA ATACTGTGAGGAAAGACCTTTACTACTCGCAAATGCAGGAATGGGTGCTCGACTCTGTACGTACTACCAGAAAACTTCACCTGATGATCAGACAGCTACATCCCTGCAAAGCAACAATGATGGACTGGGCACAGTACTTGCTATTGAGCCTGCTCATAAATCTCCTTTCCTGGGAGATGTACGCTCTGGGTCCTATCAATCATGTCTTGAGACGAACATGTACAGAGCACCTGCATTTCCTCATAAGGTGGCATCGACTGATTATCTTTTAGTTCGTTCACCGAAAGGGATGCTTTCTCTTCGCCGCATTGACAAGCTGTATGCTGTTGGCCAACAA GAACCACATATGGAAGTATTTTCACCACGACCGAAAAATCTGCAGAATTATCTTTTGAATCGAATACTCGTATATGTATATCGTGAATTCCGTGTTAGGGCGAGGCCTGGTGTTCTTTCTCAGATTCGAGCTGATGAAATACCTATTGAGCATCCTCTGACAGAAGTTATTGTGAGAAAAGGATTGAAGCATTGTGCAGACCTGGAG AAAGGACCCAATGGACATCTTTTTTGGACACAGAGAGCTGACTTTCGAATTCCGTCAGAGGATGAACTTAGAAGATTGTTGTCACCAGAAAGT GTCTGTTGTCATGAGAGTATGCAAGCTGGTCAGCATCGTCTCAAGCATTTAGGAATCCACAAGCTTATTCAGCCTGTGGGACTGGCTTCCGCAATGAATCAGCTTCCCGATAAGGCAATTGAGCTTGCTGCTGCAGCACATATTGAGAGGGAATTGCAAATCACTAGCTGGAACCTTACCAGTAATTTTGTTGCTTGTATGAACCAG GACAAAGAAAATATAGAAAGGCTAGAAATCTCTGGTATTGGTGATCCATCTGGCCGTGGGCTAGGATTTAGCTATGTGCGAGTAAATCCTTTCTCCAATTTATCTCATAAGAAAAAGCCGGCTGCAGCCAAAGGTACCACTGTTACTGGGACGGATGCTGATCTTCGCAGGTTGAGCATGGATGCTGCCCGAGAG TTGCTTCTCAAATTCGGCGTTCCAGACGAGCAACTTGATAAATTAACAAGGTGGCATCGAATTGCTATGGTGAGGAAGCTTTCAAGTGAGCAAGCAGCGTCAGGAATTATGATTGATGAAATTCCAGTTAGCAAGTTTGCACGTGGACAAAGGATGTCTTTTCTGCAGCTTCAACATCAAGCTAAAGAGAAATGTCAGGAAATTTGGGACAGACAAGTTCAGTCACTTTCTGCCATAGACGGTGATGACAATGACAGTGATACAGAAGCCAACAGCGATTTGGACTCGTTTGCTggggatcttgaaaatttgttggaTGCTGAAGAATTTGACAATGAAGATGTTGGTACTGGAGATCTGAGAAGTGATAAAGGAGAAATTATGGGAGGGCTTAAAATGAGAAAATGCTCTCCTCAAGTCCAATTTAACGAGGAAAATCAAGATGATCAGGCAGAAGCTGCTCTAGTAAAAAAATTGCTCGAAG AGAGTGGTAATGACATAAAGTGGAAGAAACAACCTGTGGAAATGACAAATTATGGCACCTCT GTATAACTATGGTTCATGTATAACCAGGGTGCCAATAAAACGAAGCAGTGTAAGGCCGGGCAAATGATTAAATCGTCTGGTTATGCAAGTGCATTGACCCTAGAGGAGAGCACGCCAAGAGGAGTGAAAGAG GAAAAGAGGCAGGGAGCAAAGGGGGACAGTCTTGTATGTGGAGCTTGTGGAACG CTTGGGCACATGCGGACCAACAAACTTTGCGCCAAGTATCGGCAGGATCCAGAAACCTCAGGATTGGATGTGATTTCCTACAGATCTAATCCTCTTGATGAAGCAAGTCATGTTCAAACAATGAAGCCACCGGGCAGGAGGTTGGTAGCCAAGGTTTCTTCTGAAGTTCCAGAAACTGAAGGGCCCGATTGCATCGAAAAGATTAAAGCAGTAAAATTcagatgtggttcacctgagaaaTTCTTGGAGAGGAATATGTCAGTGGCAGGTTCTTTGGTTTCTGATAAACTCACAATGGATGCTAATGATTTGAGATATACCGGAAATGTGAGCAAAATTAAAATATGCAGTAAGACCAAGTCTGAAGACTATCCTCCTGATACTCCTAAGCCATCAATCGTTGTACGGCTATCTGTTAAGGCAGAGAAGGATGCACCTCGTAAGAAGGTCACTTTCAAGCAGCCTAAAGGGCATGTAGGCCAGCTAACGGCTATTGAAAATAGGAGTGGTCCGGAGCCCATAAAGCTAAGGAAAATTGCTGAATTGTCAAGTTTTAAAGAGAACAGCAGAGAGAATGATGGTTGGTATGTTGGAGAGCGCAGCCAAATGAATTCCTCGCAGGATAGGTTGGGTCTGGATGGTAATAACAGACAAAGCAAAGAAGTAGTAGGAAGTGATGAATCCTGGAGTGCCTTTAAAGAGCAGCGAGCGAGACAGGAACAGAGGCTAATTCAAGCTAGGatgcaagaagcaagcaaggaggAAGAGCTCCAGAAGTCAAAgaggaaaaacaagaaaaagagaaGACACGAATTTCGAGATGATGACGTTCTTGACCACAAGCCGTACAGAAATGACAGAAGGGTACCTGAAAGAGATCGATCAGCAAAGAGACGTAGTCCAGCTGATATGACAGAATATGCTCCGTCGGCCAAGcggcgcagaggaggagag GTTGAGCTCTCCAACATATTGGAGAAGATAGTTGACCACTTGCGGAACCAAACCTCCATATCATTGCTGTTTCTTAAACCAGTGGTGAAGAAATTCGCTCCCGATTACTATGACGTAATCCAGCGCCCAATGGATCTGGGTACCATCAGGGACAAGGCGAGGAAGATGGAGTACAAAAACAGGGAGGGATTCAGGCATGACGTGGCGCAGATAGCAACGAACGCACACATTTACAACGACACGCGGCATCCTCACATCCCTCCGCTGGCCGACGAGCTCCTGAAGATGTGCGACCACCTTCTCGAGGAAAGCACGGATGTGCTCGACGACGCCGAAAGTGCGATCGAGGGGCTAGCACAATAA